One part of the Fusobacterium pseudoperiodonticum genome encodes these proteins:
- a CDS encoding RAMP superfamily CRISPR-associated protein, translating into MKEFLRLDNKLNLELKIKPLSPLCIKLSKEEKEGEESKSSTYSTILVTEQGETKANNTGELELDTRKGEIYIPGSTLKGLFRDRFTTMYKDNSFVKNLFGYTEGNSEDEKARKSRIFLQDAFFFENEKRKNFYDIDKIKDSNKNEAIKEFVNSRSITPIDHFSSKAVAPLKFEYTTEDFRTEIFLNNMSDFKELQGIYFIIRDSINGEIRIGNSKTRGFGQIEFEVSDLRYSVFHGKEENFKKFEQFFEIDEEKSTKIADKYLEKVMKLKTEYKKVDIKDPNEFIKALFSEVK; encoded by the coding sequence TAGAGTTAAAAATAAAACCTCTTTCTCCTCTTTGTATAAAATTATCTAAAGAAGAAAAAGAAGGAGAAGAATCAAAAAGTAGTACTTATTCTACAATTCTAGTAACAGAACAAGGAGAAACAAAAGCAAATAATACTGGCGAATTAGAACTAGATACTAGAAAAGGAGAAATCTACATACCAGGTTCAACTTTAAAAGGTTTATTTAGAGATAGATTTACAACAATGTACAAAGATAATAGTTTTGTGAAAAATCTTTTTGGTTATACAGAAGGAAATTCTGAAGATGAAAAAGCTAGAAAATCAAGAATATTTTTACAAGATGCCTTCTTTTTTGAAAATGAAAAAAGAAAAAATTTCTATGATATAGATAAAATAAAAGATTCTAATAAAAATGAAGCTATAAAAGAGTTTGTAAATAGTAGATCTATTACTCCAATAGATCATTTTAGTTCAAAGGCTGTTGCACCATTAAAATTCGAATATACAACTGAGGATTTTAGAACTGAAATTTTTCTTAATAATATGTCAGATTTTAAAGAATTACAAGGAATATACTTTATAATAAGAGATAGTATAAATGGAGAAATAAGAATAGGAAATTCTAAAACTCGTGGTTTTGGGCAAATTGAATTTGAAGTAAGTGATTTAAGATATAGTGTTTTTCATGGCAAAGAAGAAAATTTTAAAAAGTTTGAACAATTTTTTGAAATAGATGAAGAAAAATCTACTAAAATAGCTGATAAGTATTTAGAAAAAGTTATGAAACTAAAAACTGAATATAAAAAAGTAGATATAAAAGATCCAAATGAATTTATAAAAGCCCTTTTTAGTGAGGTGAAATAA